The following is a genomic window from Hyalangium gracile.
AAGACTTCGTGGGCAGCCAATGGCAGTCCAGCCGCTTCCAGACGGGGGATGGCTGGGTGGAGTGCATGGGCTACATCCATGACCTGTCGCCGGGGTACGGTGCCCTCATCGAGGGGTTGGCGGGCGGCCGCAATCCGTTCAACGCCGGTGACATCGTGCCCAACAGCACCACGCCCGAGGTCGGCGGGCTGATGGTCTGGGCCAACAACGCGAGCGGCAACCAGGAGGTCCCGCCGGCGTACGGCAAGGGGCACGTCGCCTACCTCGAGGACGTGCAGCGCAACTACGATCCGCCGGGAGACCCCACGGGCCGGCTCGTCTCGTACACGCTCACGATCAGCGAGGCCAACGCTCGGGGCAACAACCCGGATGAAGTCACCCTGAGGACCTTCACCGTCTCCGCGGACGCCAATGGCCAGATCCAGCTGCCCCCGGGCGTGGGCTTCTACGACACGGGGATGGTGGCCGGCGCCCCCAGCCCCGCCTCCTCTTCCGGGGGCGCTCCCTCCAGCGCCGTGGACACCACCGCGACGAGCTACACCATCCAGCCAGGCGACACCCTGGTGGCCATTGCCAACCGCATGGGTGTGAGCGTTGCAGCGATCGCGGCGGCCAACGGCATCACGGACATCCACCGCATCTACGCGGATCAGGTCCTCACGATTCCTCGCTGACCGGGCCCTGCCTCCTGGCCGTGAGCACCCGCTCAGTTCCTGTACCACTGCACCGAGTCGTACACCGCGCTCACGGGGCCTGTGTAGTTCAGCGGCCCCAGCCAGGAGACGGCCGTCAGGCTCGTCCAGATGTTCATGACGATGTGCCCGCCGCGACGAGGGAGCGTCTCCTGCGAGCCCGTCACCCTGTGCCGCAGCACCCCGTCCACGTACCATTCGATGCTGTTGGCCCTCCATTGGATGGCGTAGGTGTGGAACGCTGCGGAAGCATCGAAGCCGAGCGGAACCATGACCTCGTTCCCTCCGACGCCCTCCTTCCAGTAGTTGATCTGCATCCGCGTCGTGTCCTTGCCCAGGAACTCGATGTCGATCTCGTCGCGCGGGTAGGGGTTGTAGATGAAGAAGGAAGAGACGAGGCCACTGCCCTTGGCCGCCTTCATGCGCACTTCGTAGTACCCATAGCCGTAGCGGAGCTCGCTCTTGTATTCCGCCCCGGCATAGGGCTCCGCGGCGCACGCCAACGGGCAGCCGATGTCGTCCAGCGTGAGCGTCATCGTCCCGCCGCCAAAGCTCACGTTGGAGGCTCGCCAACCCGCATCGAAGATGCCTCCATTGGAGTACCGGTCGGACACGTTCCACAGCACCGTGTTGAAGGCATTGAAGTCATCGCTGAGGCCTCCTTTCTGCGACTGATCGATGGCGCCCTGCGCCTCGGCGTCCTCTTCCTGGGTGGAGGGAGC
Proteins encoded in this region:
- a CDS encoding family 16 glycosylhydrolase, coding for MRTSHLAVFGVLFIIAGACAPSTQEEDAEAQGAIDQSQKGGLSDDFNAFNTVLWNVSDRYSNGGIFDAGWRASNVSFGGGTMTLTLDDIGCPLACAAEPYAGAEYKSELRYGYGYYEVRMKAAKGSGLVSSFFIYNPYPRDEIDIEFLGKDTTRMQINYWKEGVGGNEVMVPLGFDASAAFHTYAIQWRANSIEWYVDGVLRHRVTGSQETLPRRGGHIVMNIWTSLTAVSWLGPLNYTGPVSAVYDSVQWYRN